Proteins encoded by one window of Filimonas effusa:
- a CDS encoding PorP/SprF family type IX secretion system membrane protein translates to MPSSSHWKKAAFALVAAMTFVLSAGAQDLHFSQYFNSPLLVNPANTGFAPDVDWRAGINYRNQWSNITNNPYKTMSAWGDMQLFNDRFESGWLGVGGSLLRDVAGSGNLTSTKIYGSVAYHQMLGLASLLSAGFSGGWVNKRVDLSKLTFDNQWNGDFFDITLPNNEPFAYSAVGYFDLNVGMNYAYFPNDKVYLNAGASVMHLNRPKESFFSATSVDAQLNMRYNFFVNAAVKLNDKWIINPNVYYSRMTNATEVVLGLNANYNLSGDGSAQLIGGLYYRKDEAFIPMAGYQWNDLKLTINYDATTSSLKSYNQTKGAYEFSLVKTGLFNATKPIKCPTVKF, encoded by the coding sequence ATGCCTAGTTCATCACACTGGAAAAAAGCAGCGTTTGCGCTTGTAGCCGCGATGACATTCGTGTTATCTGCCGGGGCGCAGGACCTGCATTTTTCGCAGTATTTTAATTCGCCCCTGCTTGTGAATCCTGCAAACACTGGTTTTGCACCGGATGTCGACTGGCGGGCCGGTATCAACTACCGGAACCAGTGGTCGAATATTACCAATAATCCCTATAAAACCATGAGCGCCTGGGGCGATATGCAGCTGTTCAACGACCGTTTTGAAAGCGGCTGGCTGGGTGTGGGTGGCTCGCTGCTGCGCGATGTGGCGGGCAGTGGTAATCTTACTTCTACCAAGATCTATGGCTCTGTAGCCTATCACCAGATGCTGGGACTGGCCAGTTTGCTTAGCGCGGGCTTCAGCGGGGGTTGGGTGAACAAGAGGGTTGATCTGTCGAAACTTACTTTCGACAATCAATGGAATGGTGATTTCTTCGATATCACGCTGCCCAACAATGAGCCTTTTGCCTATTCTGCGGTTGGTTATTTTGACCTGAATGTGGGTATGAACTATGCTTATTTCCCGAATGACAAGGTTTACCTGAACGCGGGCGCCAGCGTAATGCACCTGAACCGGCCGAAAGAGTCCTTTTTTTCGGCAACGTCTGTTGACGCCCAGCTTAATATGCGTTACAACTTCTTCGTGAATGCTGCCGTTAAATTAAATGACAAGTGGATCATCAACCCGAATGTTTACTATAGCCGTATGACGAACGCCACAGAGGTGGTACTGGGGCTGAATGCCAATTACAACCTCAGCGGCGATGGTTCGGCACAATTGATCGGGGGCCTGTATTACCGTAAGGATGAAGCATTTATACCTATGGCGGGTTACCAGTGGAACGATCTGAAACTCACTATCAATTATGATGCTACTACGTCGTCGCTGAAGTCGTATAACCAAACCAAGGGGGCGTACGAGTTCTCGCTCGTTAAAACGGGGCTTTTCAATGCCACTAAACCAATAAAATGTCCCACCGTCAAGTTTTAG
- a CDS encoding class I SAM-dependent methyltransferase, which translates to MFEFHADRKRYFDIQIANAAQHVIPFINEVFPVKPGMRVLEIGCGEGGVLKAFTDKGCTGIGVEFDAQRIENGKLWLKEDIEAGKIHFITKDIFDTDAEKDLGGAFDIILLKDVIEHIHDQPRLIGWMKQFLKPGGTIFFGFPPWQMPFGGHQQMCTHKWLSKLPWYHLLPRFIYKGILKRFNQPVNDLLEIRDTRISIERFERIAREQGYNIVNKTHFLINPIYEWKFGWKVRKQFPFITHIPYLRNYITTCVYYLIADKNVTTSRN; encoded by the coding sequence ATGTTCGAATTTCACGCCGACAGGAAAAGATATTTTGACATACAGATAGCTAATGCGGCCCAGCATGTGATCCCATTCATTAACGAGGTATTTCCTGTTAAGCCCGGTATGCGGGTGCTGGAAATAGGCTGTGGCGAAGGCGGCGTTCTGAAAGCATTCACCGATAAAGGCTGTACCGGCATAGGCGTTGAGTTTGATGCGCAACGTATAGAAAACGGCAAGCTGTGGCTGAAGGAAGATATTGAAGCCGGCAAGATCCATTTTATCACGAAAGACATTTTTGATACCGACGCCGAGAAAGACCTTGGCGGCGCTTTTGACATTATTCTCCTGAAAGATGTGATCGAGCATATTCATGACCAGCCCCGCCTTATCGGCTGGATGAAGCAGTTCCTTAAGCCAGGCGGCACCATTTTCTTTGGCTTTCCGCCCTGGCAAATGCCATTTGGCGGACATCAGCAGATGTGCACTCATAAATGGCTGAGCAAGCTGCCCTGGTATCATTTGTTGCCGCGTTTTATATATAAAGGCATATTGAAGCGTTTTAATCAACCTGTGAATGATCTGCTGGAGATAAGGGATACCCGTATTTCGATAGAAAGATTCGAGCGTATAGCGCGTGAGCAGGGCTACAATATTGTGAATAAGACCCATTTCCTTATTAACCCTATTTATGAATGGAAATTTGGCTGGAAGGTAAGAAAGCAGTTCCCATTCATTACACATATACCCTACCTGAGAAATTATATCACCACCTGTGTTTACTACCTGATTGCCGATAAGAATGTTACGACATCTCGCAATTAG
- a CDS encoding FAD-binding oxidoreductase, translated as MVSVVERGKITTEHLTALKEIVGDEFVFVDADSVKYYGHDETEHLLYLPDVVVKPRTAEEISAIMKLCNEYGIPVTPRGGGTGLSGGALPHLGGVLLATERLNSILEIDERNLQITTEPGVITEVLQNAVKEKGLFYPPDPSSRGSCFIGGNIAENSGGPKAVKYGVVKDYVLNLEVVLPTGEIIWTGANVLKNSTGYNLTQLVVGSEGTLGIVTKIVLRLIPLPKYDLLMLAPFASLEKASEAVSAIFRAGFVPSAMELAEIDALKIVSKMVDSHVVPVNDDIAAHLIIEVDGNNLDVLMSEMEAIATLLQDFEAGEIFFADDAQQKAELWKLRRRVAEAVKSSGYTIEEDTVVPRAELPALIKGVKALGKKHDFHAVCYGHAGDGNLHVRIHKDGIPNSHGNDEMQFILSELFKLVYSLGGTISGEHGIGLIQKGYMNIVFQEANLRLMREIKKAFDPNNILNAGKIFDIA; from the coding sequence ATGGTATCCGTTGTGGAAAGAGGAAAAATAACAACCGAACATCTAACTGCTTTAAAGGAAATTGTTGGCGACGAATTTGTATTCGTTGATGCCGACTCTGTAAAGTATTATGGGCATGATGAAACAGAACATCTGCTGTATTTGCCCGACGTAGTGGTAAAGCCGCGTACTGCTGAAGAAATCAGCGCTATCATGAAATTATGCAATGAATATGGCATCCCTGTAACCCCGCGCGGCGGCGGTACCGGTTTGAGCGGCGGCGCCTTACCACATCTTGGCGGTGTATTACTGGCCACAGAACGACTGAATTCCATTCTTGAAATAGACGAAAGAAACCTGCAGATAACAACCGAACCGGGTGTTATTACGGAGGTGCTTCAGAATGCAGTAAAGGAAAAGGGCTTATTCTATCCTCCTGATCCCAGCAGCCGCGGCTCCTGTTTTATAGGCGGTAATATTGCCGAAAACAGTGGTGGTCCGAAGGCTGTAAAGTATGGCGTGGTCAAAGATTATGTGCTGAACCTGGAAGTGGTGCTGCCTACCGGCGAGATCATTTGGACAGGCGCCAATGTATTAAAGAATTCTACGGGTTATAATCTTACCCAGCTGGTGGTGGGCAGTGAAGGCACGCTTGGTATTGTTACCAAGATCGTATTACGACTTATACCCTTACCGAAATATGACCTGCTGATGCTGGCGCCGTTTGCATCGCTTGAAAAAGCCAGCGAAGCGGTCAGCGCGATCTTCCGTGCGGGCTTTGTGCCAAGCGCTATGGAGCTTGCAGAGATCGATGCGCTGAAGATTGTAAGCAAGATGGTTGACAGCCATGTGGTACCGGTAAACGATGATATTGCAGCCCACCTGATCATTGAAGTAGACGGTAACAATCTTGATGTACTGATGAGCGAAATGGAAGCCATCGCCACTTTATTGCAGGATTTTGAAGCCGGAGAGATCTTTTTCGCCGATGATGCCCAGCAAAAAGCGGAGCTATGGAAGCTACGCCGCCGTGTAGCCGAAGCGGTGAAGAGCAGTGGTTATACTATCGAGGAAGACACTGTTGTTCCCCGTGCAGAATTGCCTGCCCTTATTAAAGGGGTGAAGGCGCTTGGCAAAAAGCATGACTTTCATGCCGTATGCTATGGTCATGCCGGAGACGGTAATCTTCATGTACGTATCCATAAAGACGGTATACCCAACAGTCATGGTAACGACGAAATGCAATTCATACTTAGCGAACTGTTTAAACTGGTGTACAGCCTTGGCGGTACCATCAGCGGTGAGCATGGCATAGGACTTATTCAAAAAGGTTATATGAATATCGTATTCCAGGAGGCAAATCTGAGACTGATGCGGGAGATCAAAAAAGCTTTTGATCCGAACAACATTCTCAATGCCGGGAAGATCTTTGATATAGCATAA
- a CDS encoding LOG family protein has protein sequence MAYKAVAVFCGSRKGASPLYEQHAAELGSLLGQRKITLIYGGGNKGLMSALANAAMHAGGKVVGVMPEALVAMENQHEGISELHVVEDLPARKQMMYDLADAAIVLPGGYGVLDEMFEMLTWNSGTVYQKKIILLNTAGYYNHIIGHINHQQLQGFLYEDWRDRLKVYNTPIEIVNDFDAGKS, from the coding sequence ATGGCATACAAAGCAGTGGCAGTATTTTGCGGCTCCCGCAAGGGCGCATCTCCCTTATATGAACAACACGCTGCCGAACTGGGCAGCCTGTTGGGACAACGGAAAATTACGCTTATCTACGGCGGGGGAAACAAAGGATTGATGAGTGCCTTAGCCAACGCCGCCATGCATGCCGGAGGCAAGGTGGTAGGCGTAATGCCCGAAGCATTGGTGGCAATGGAAAACCAGCACGAAGGCATCAGCGAGTTGCATGTGGTGGAAGACTTACCCGCCAGGAAACAAATGATGTACGACCTCGCCGATGCCGCTATTGTATTACCAGGAGGTTATGGCGTGCTCGATGAAATGTTCGAAATGCTTACCTGGAACTCAGGAACGGTTTACCAGAAAAAAATAATCCTGCTGAATACAGCAGGATATTATAATCATATTATCGGCCACATCAATCACCAGCAATTACAGGGGTTTTTATACGAAGACTGGCGCGACCGCCTGAAAGTGTACAATACCCCGATTGAAATCGTTAACGATTTTGATGCAGGTAAAAGTTAA
- a CDS encoding sodium:solute symporter, which translates to MSPLLLFSFVIAYFVILLVVAWYTGRNSNNESFFIGNRNSNWMLVAFGMIGTSLSGVTFVSVPGGVGDVAGGSFKGFAYMQVTIGYLIGYCVIAFVLLPLYYRMQLTSIYNYLQHRFGNIAYKTGALFFIISRTVGATARLYLVINILQFFILDKMGVPFVVTAAVILLMILLYTFEGGVKTIVYTDTLQTSLMIIGLIVCVVYILQQLHLSGGEALSQMQQKGYLNVFNTDVNSKGFFLKQIIGGAFITISMTGLDQEMMQKNISVKRLGDSQKNVVTMAVVMTGVLFLFLMLGGLLYLYAGSIGGTYTDAVVNGAPVKQFIVAHTSDIGHSTNVIGDKIFPTLALNYFPPAISVIFIIALISALFPSADGALTALTSSFCIDMLGLQQREELGEKGKKRVRLTVHLSFAIIFLLCVMVYYFLNNNSIIDIILDLAGYTYGPLLGLFAFGIFTRRGLPNSLWVTAVCLIAPVLSYFLSHNAKALFNGYQIGIELLLINGLFTYLGLLLISKPANATTAAAV; encoded by the coding sequence ATGTCACCACTATTGCTGTTCTCTTTTGTCATTGCGTATTTCGTGATCCTGCTTGTTGTTGCCTGGTATACGGGGCGTAACTCGAACAATGAATCGTTTTTTATAGGCAACCGCAACAGTAACTGGATGCTTGTTGCGTTTGGGATGATAGGAACTTCGCTGAGCGGTGTCACGTTTGTGAGCGTGCCGGGGGGCGTTGGTGATGTTGCGGGGGGCAGTTTCAAGGGTTTTGCGTATATGCAGGTGACCATAGGTTATCTTATCGGCTACTGCGTTATTGCTTTTGTGTTACTGCCGCTGTATTACCGGATGCAGCTCACTTCCATTTACAATTATCTGCAGCATCGTTTTGGAAATATTGCCTATAAAACGGGGGCTTTATTCTTTATCATCAGCCGTACCGTAGGCGCTACCGCCAGGCTTTATCTTGTTATCAATATCCTGCAGTTCTTCATTCTTGATAAAATGGGGGTGCCGTTTGTGGTAACAGCCGCCGTTATCCTGCTTATGATACTGCTGTACACTTTTGAGGGCGGCGTGAAAACCATCGTTTATACCGATACATTGCAAACCTCTCTGATGATCATAGGACTGATCGTATGTGTTGTATATATACTGCAGCAACTGCATTTGAGCGGTGGCGAAGCGCTAAGCCAGATGCAGCAGAAGGGCTACCTGAATGTGTTCAATACCGATGTAAACAGCAAAGGCTTTTTTTTGAAGCAGATCATAGGGGGCGCCTTTATCACCATATCGATGACGGGGCTGGACCAGGAAATGATGCAGAAGAACATTAGTGTGAAAAGGCTTGGCGATTCGCAGAAGAACGTTGTTACCATGGCGGTAGTTATGACGGGGGTATTATTCCTGTTCCTGATGCTGGGCGGCTTATTATACCTGTATGCGGGCAGCATAGGCGGCACTTATACCGATGCAGTGGTGAACGGGGCTCCTGTAAAGCAATTTATTGTGGCCCATACCAGCGATATAGGGCATTCCACCAATGTCATAGGAGACAAGATCTTCCCTACGCTGGCGCTGAATTATTTTCCACCGGCGATCAGCGTCATATTCATCATTGCACTGATCTCGGCATTATTTCCCAGCGCCGATGGTGCGCTGACCGCGCTCACCTCTTCTTTCTGCATCGATATGCTTGGACTGCAGCAGCGGGAAGAACTTGGTGAAAAAGGAAAGAAAAGAGTACGTTTGACGGTACACCTGAGTTTCGCGATCATCTTCCTGTTATGTGTGATGGTATATTATTTCCTGAACAATAACAGTATCATCGATATCATTCTTGACCTGGCGGGATATACTTACGGTCCGTTGCTGGGGTTATTTGCTTTTGGTATTTTCACGAGGAGGGGGCTTCCCAATTCGCTTTGGGTGACGGCTGTTTGCCTGATCGCTCCTGTTTTATCGTATTTTCTATCGCACAATGCCAAAGCCCTGTTCAATGGTTACCAGATTGGCATTGAATTGTTGTTAATCAATGGTTTATTTACTTACCTGGGCTTATTACTCATTTCCAAACCGGCAAATGCCACAACAGCAGCAGCAGTATGA
- a CDS encoding O-methyltransferase encodes MNPVLVHPDAENYAGSHTSPEDAVLQKINAATYAGHAQPHMLSGHVQGRLLEMLSKMLRPRQILEIGSFTGYSAVCLAKGLQEGGQLHTIELREADATTSRENFRLANMQNLITLHTGNALDIIPALPYTWDLVFIDADKVNYIAYYEMVLPRLEQGGIIIADNVLFHGQVLQEPLKGKNAKAIDAFNKHVREDIRTEQVFLTVRDGLMLVRKK; translated from the coding sequence ATGAACCCGGTTTTAGTACATCCTGATGCAGAAAATTATGCTGGCAGTCACACCAGCCCTGAGGATGCCGTGTTACAAAAAATTAATGCGGCTACTTATGCCGGTCATGCCCAACCGCATATGCTTAGCGGGCATGTGCAGGGCAGGCTGCTGGAGATGCTTAGTAAGATGCTGAGGCCCAGGCAGATATTGGAAATCGGCAGTTTTACGGGTTACAGCGCCGTTTGCCTCGCAAAAGGGTTACAGGAAGGCGGGCAATTACATACCATCGAGCTGCGGGAGGCGGATGCCACTACTTCAAGGGAAAATTTTCGGCTTGCCAACATGCAGAATCTGATAACTTTGCACACCGGCAACGCTTTGGATATTATTCCGGCACTGCCCTATACATGGGATCTTGTTTTTATAGATGCAGATAAAGTTAACTATATCGCATACTACGAAATGGTATTACCACGTTTAGAGCAGGGAGGCATTATAATTGCCGATAACGTATTATTTCATGGCCAGGTGCTTCAGGAGCCTCTTAAGGGCAAAAATGCGAAGGCCATTGATGCTTTCAATAAGCATGTGCGTGAGGATATACGTACTGAGCAGGTGTTTTTAACGGTACGTGACGGACTAATGCTTGTGAGAAAGAAATAA
- a CDS encoding glucosaminidase domain-containing protein, producing the protein MKKLICMFSAICLALMVKAQADAVATYIAAYKDLAVKEMIRSGVPASITLAQGILETQAGQSVLVKSSNNHFGIKCKTEWKGGKVYHDDDEKGECFRSYISAEESYRDHSDFLRNRAPYAFLFQLDPTNYEGWAKGLRKAGYATNPAYAQMLVKIIVDNNLQQYTLLALNGIPAEAKQDDIFATRTTTPAGAPVMTPAGINSVQAAAEQEEEAAANGQPEDSETTAPVAVAAPVKPAVAAASYPSGLFKINETSVIYASSGTSLFALANNHNVTYKKLLEFNEMEEKDILESSQLVYLEKKPKKGSKDFHVVTTGETIETIAQLEGVRLESLMLYNHLVKGQQPKTGEKVYLRTVAPTVLAKNKK; encoded by the coding sequence ATGAAGAAATTGATCTGTATGTTTAGCGCCATATGCCTGGCGCTAATGGTAAAAGCACAGGCTGACGCTGTGGCTACTTATATTGCGGCTTACAAAGACCTGGCGGTGAAAGAAATGATCCGTTCCGGGGTTCCCGCTTCCATTACGCTTGCCCAGGGTATACTGGAAACCCAGGCTGGGCAAAGTGTGCTGGTAAAATCTTCCAATAATCATTTCGGTATCAAGTGTAAAACAGAATGGAAAGGTGGTAAAGTGTACCACGACGATGATGAGAAAGGCGAATGTTTCCGCAGTTATATCAGTGCAGAGGAGTCGTACAGGGATCATTCCGATTTCCTGAGAAACAGGGCGCCTTATGCGTTTCTTTTCCAACTGGATCCAACCAATTACGAGGGCTGGGCCAAGGGGTTGCGTAAGGCTGGTTATGCCACCAATCCTGCCTATGCACAGATGCTGGTAAAAATAATTGTAGACAACAACCTTCAGCAATATACCCTGCTGGCTTTGAACGGCATTCCGGCCGAAGCGAAACAGGACGATATTTTCGCTACCCGTACAACTACTCCTGCCGGTGCGCCGGTAATGACCCCTGCCGGGATAAACAGTGTACAGGCAGCCGCAGAACAGGAAGAAGAAGCGGCGGCCAACGGCCAGCCTGAAGATTCTGAAACAACAGCACCAGTTGCCGTTGCTGCCCCGGTAAAACCTGCTGTGGCTGCGGCAAGCTATCCTTCCGGATTATTCAAGATCAATGAAACCAGTGTTATCTATGCCAGTTCCGGCACTTCCCTTTTCGCGCTGGCCAATAATCATAATGTTACCTACAAAAAGCTGCTGGAGTTTAATGAGATGGAGGAAAAGGACATCCTGGAAAGCAGCCAGCTGGTGTACCTGGAGAAAAAGCCTAAAAAAGGCAGCAAAGACTTTCATGTAGTGACCACAGGTGAAACCATCGAGACAATTGCCCAACTGGAAGGCGTTCGTCTTGAAAGCCTGATGCTTTACAATCACCTTGTAAAGGGCCAGCAGCCTAAGACAGGAGAAAAGGTTTATTTACGAACCGTTGCCCCCACAGTTCTTGCAAAAAATAAAAAGTAG
- the hpt gene encoding hypoxanthine phosphoribosyltransferase, whose amino-acid sequence MSLIQVRDKKFTSYLTAQDIQQHIATLADQLNTDYAGKRPLFIAVLNGSFMFASDLFKYLTIDAEICFIKLASYKGTKSTGHVITAIGLDTDITGRDIIILEDIIDTGKTLNQFLPQITNQQPASLKIAVLLHKPEATVFPVQIDYCCFSIPDKFVVGYGLDYDGLGRNLPEIYQLSQD is encoded by the coding sequence ATGTCATTGATACAGGTCCGCGATAAAAAGTTCACTTCTTACCTTACTGCACAGGATATTCAACAACATATTGCGACACTGGCAGACCAGCTGAATACTGATTATGCCGGCAAGCGTCCGCTTTTTATCGCTGTTTTGAACGGATCGTTCATGTTTGCCTCTGACCTGTTCAAGTACCTTACCATAGACGCTGAGATCTGCTTTATCAAGCTGGCATCTTATAAGGGAACCAAGTCTACCGGTCATGTTATCACTGCCATAGGCCTGGATACCGACATTACCGGCAGGGATATCATTATCCTGGAGGATATTATTGACACCGGCAAAACCCTGAACCAGTTTCTTCCGCAGATCACCAACCAGCAGCCTGCTTCGCTTAAGATAGCAGTATTGCTGCATAAGCCTGAAGCGACCGTGTTCCCGGTACAGATCGACTACTGCTGTTTTTCTATCCCCGACAAGTTTGTGGTTGGCTATGGACTTGACTATGATGGCTTAGGCAGAAATCTGCCGGAGATCTACCAACTATCCCAGGATTAA
- a CDS encoding vWA domain-containing protein, whose amino-acid sequence MKKLLLVILTSIILSFTGRAQYYIRGTINDEHGKPLPNVKINLFSKGYIGLFSGSCGIPSSLRVDTIILEAEGYQLLKTAVNTSQFQQFVLKCLPATQPPPMHLSSVTKNLLASGRYSFVPSNESYSRQIQNDFVTCAEYPETGFALNVDRASYSNVRRMVKSGSFVPPDAVRIEEMLNYFNFKLPEEEGDILPAKGFTCLSQVTSAPWSKTNQLLFINLKAPKVDLTNLPPSNLVFLIDVSGSMDKPNRLPLIQSAFKLLVENLRPIDTLAIVVYGGDIGVKLAPTSGADKKKINDAIDLLAPNGDTPGAGAIKAAYAEAAKSFNPNGNNRVILATDGDFNVGESSEKALEELIIQQRQSGIYLTCLGLGMGNYKDSKLETLAKRGNGNFAYLDNMNEAEKVLIKEFTKTLYAVANDAFLHISFNPRMVSSYRLIGFDNRMEALNDSTAQLEGGEVGSGHSLVAIFEIVPVAKNVAPEGSDVIVAGRYGTIKLQYKIPGNTNTRKQQFSVPANFIPFDQTDPAIQQAAAVAMFGELLKHSKFAAGYTWDDVRNIVANVNRKSDSVLDKELLTLVDKARKIYTSGKKRKRNNKD is encoded by the coding sequence GTGAAAAAATTGTTGCTTGTTATATTAACCTCCATTATCCTATCATTTACCGGCCGGGCGCAATACTATATCCGCGGCACTATAAATGATGAGCATGGCAAACCGCTCCCGAATGTTAAGATCAACCTTTTTTCCAAAGGATATATAGGCTTGTTTTCCGGCAGTTGCGGCATTCCCAGTTCTCTGCGGGTAGATACCATCATACTGGAAGCGGAGGGATACCAGTTATTAAAAACCGCTGTCAATACCAGCCAGTTCCAGCAGTTTGTTCTCAAATGCCTGCCGGCAACACAACCGCCTCCCATGCATTTATCGTCTGTGACAAAGAACCTGCTGGCATCGGGGCGATACAGTTTCGTTCCTTCGAACGAGAGTTATAGCAGGCAGATACAAAATGACTTTGTAACCTGCGCCGAATATCCCGAAACAGGATTCGCGTTAAATGTAGACCGGGCTTCTTACAGCAATGTAAGGCGTATGGTTAAAAGCGGCAGCTTTGTTCCACCTGATGCGGTACGGATCGAGGAAATGCTGAACTATTTCAACTTTAAGCTGCCAGAGGAGGAAGGTGATATATTACCTGCAAAAGGCTTTACCTGCCTCAGCCAGGTGACATCGGCTCCCTGGAGCAAGACCAACCAGTTGCTTTTTATTAACCTCAAGGCCCCCAAGGTTGACCTCACCAATCTTCCACCTTCCAACCTGGTATTCCTGATAGATGTTTCGGGATCGATGGACAAGCCCAACAGGTTACCCCTGATACAATCTGCATTCAAATTACTGGTTGAGAATCTCCGGCCTATAGATACGCTTGCCATCGTAGTATATGGCGGTGATATTGGCGTTAAGCTGGCACCTACTTCCGGGGCTGACAAGAAAAAGATCAATGATGCGATAGACCTGCTGGCGCCCAATGGCGATACGCCCGGTGCGGGCGCTATTAAAGCGGCTTATGCCGAGGCGGCAAAATCGTTCAATCCCAATGGTAATAACAGGGTGATACTGGCTACCGACGGGGACTTCAATGTAGGGGAGTCGAGCGAAAAGGCCCTTGAAGAGCTTATTATACAGCAGCGCCAGTCGGGTATTTATCTTACCTGTCTTGGATTGGGCATGGGCAACTACAAAGACAGCAAGCTGGAAACACTTGCCAAAAGAGGCAATGGCAATTTTGCCTACCTGGATAATATGAATGAAGCGGAAAAGGTATTGATAAAGGAGTTCACCAAAACACTGTATGCTGTTGCCAATGATGCGTTCCTGCATATCAGCTTCAATCCGCGTATGGTTTCTTCTTACCGGCTTATAGGTTTCGATAACAGAATGGAGGCGTTAAACGATAGTACTGCCCAACTGGAGGGTGGCGAAGTTGGGTCGGGGCATTCCCTTGTAGCTATTTTTGAAATTGTTCCGGTAGCGAAGAATGTGGCTCCTGAAGGAAGCGATGTTATCGTTGCTGGCCGTTACGGCACCATAAAGCTGCAATATAAAATACCTGGCAACACCAATACACGTAAGCAACAGTTTAGCGTACCTGCCAATTTTATACCTTTTGATCAAACCGATCCGGCTATACAGCAGGCAGCTGCTGTAGCAATGTTTGGAGAATTATTAAAACATTCTAAATTTGCAGCCGGTTACACCTGGGATGATGTAAGGAATATTGTAGCGAATGTTAACCGCAAAAGCGATTCAGTGTTGGACAAGGAGCTGTTGACGTTGGTAGATAAGGCCCGGAAGATCTATACTTCCGGAAAAAAACGTAAACGGAACAACAAAGATTAA
- the dnaJ gene encoding molecular chaperone DnaJ, with protein MAKRDFYEILGVSKTAAADEIKKAYRKVAMQYHPDRNPGDKEAEEKFKEAAEAYEILSDADKRAKYDRFGHNAFGPGAAGGGAYGGAGMNMDDIFSQFGDIFGDDMFGSFFGGGGGRRGGGGGGRARGVRGSNLRVKIKLNYEEMANGVSKTIKVKKYVNCNTCGGSGAKDKGSVQTCGTCGGSGQVRRVTNTFLGQMQTVTTCPACNGEGSTITAKCGSCKGEGRVYGEEMVTLDIPAGVQEGMQLSLSGKGNAGERGGMPGDLIILIEEEAHKELQRDGLNVAYDLYLSFPDAVFGTQVEVPTIDGRAKIKIPAGTQSGKIFRLKGKGFPDVNSSYTRGDQLIHVNIWTPQNVTAEEKDMLEKLSGSSNFQPQPGKNEKSFFDKVKEVFS; from the coding sequence ATGGCAAAGAGAGATTTTTACGAAATTCTGGGTGTAAGCAAAACGGCCGCTGCCGATGAGATCAAAAAAGCTTATCGTAAGGTGGCTATGCAATACCACCCGGACAGAAATCCCGGTGACAAAGAAGCTGAAGAAAAGTTTAAAGAAGCAGCAGAAGCTTACGAAATACTAAGTGACGCTGATAAACGCGCCAAATACGATCGTTTTGGCCATAATGCCTTCGGACCTGGTGCTGCAGGTGGCGGCGCTTACGGCGGAGCCGGCATGAACATGGATGACATCTTCAGCCAGTTCGGCGATATTTTTGGCGACGATATGTTCGGCAGCTTCTTCGGTGGCGGCGGTGGCCGTCGCGGCGGCGGAGGCGGCGGAAGAGCACGCGGCGTACGCGGCAGCAATCTTCGTGTGAAGATCAAACTCAACTACGAAGAAATGGCCAACGGCGTTTCTAAAACCATCAAAGTAAAGAAATACGTTAACTGTAATACCTGCGGCGGCAGCGGCGCCAAAGACAAAGGCAGCGTCCAAACCTGTGGCACCTGCGGCGGCAGCGGCCAGGTAAGACGCGTTACCAATACTTTCCTCGGTCAAATGCAGACCGTAACAACCTGTCCTGCCTGTAATGGTGAAGGTTCTACCATCACAGCCAAATGCGGCTCCTGTAAAGGAGAAGGCAGGGTTTACGGCGAAGAAATGGTAACCCTCGATATTCCCGCAGGTGTGCAGGAAGGAATGCAGCTAAGCCTCAGCGGTAAAGGTAATGCCGGAGAACGGGGCGGTATGCCGGGCGATCTTATCATTCTCATAGAAGAAGAAGCACATAAAGAATTACAACGCGATGGGCTGAATGTGGCCTACGACCTCTACCTTTCTTTCCCCGATGCCGTTTTCGGTACACAGGTAGAAGTACCCACCATCGACGGCAGGGCCAAAATCAAGATCCCGGCAGGTACGCAAAGCGGTAAGATCTTCCGCTTAAAAGGAAAAGGATTTCCCGATGTGAACAGCAGTTACACAAGAGGCGACCAGCTGATTCATGTGAACATCTGGACCCCTCAGAATGTGACGGCCGAAGAAAAAGATATGCTGGAAAAATTATCCGGTAGCTCCAACTTCCAGCCGCAACCAGGCAAAAATGAAAAGAGCTTTTTCGATAAAGTAAAAGAGGTGTTCAGTTAG